A window of the Megalopta genalis isolate 19385.01 chromosome 2, iyMegGena1_principal, whole genome shotgun sequence genome harbors these coding sequences:
- the LOC117218279 gene encoding uncharacterized protein LOC117218279, which produces MENRGCPCGCESSYSSESINPPNEPRCSCNYNPFSDNSKESEIYDLPFALRKLAVMKCQMKKWRMERLQFESENRSLKQALQSFGVNVDEILKPDPLLVQSREEIEWLQNANAALEDKVRDLEETLAERDYGDDPCASVHYIREKMRVLRERFALEKKELRDTISHLKLKLAQTEEDVSCPAIYRLRAKLRELMKGGQTADQQVSKVVERSIETLVDLSKSCDDLRLENEQLVAQLDELRRQLAELEKKRPKEEIPMEMLRTAETTTVPEYIDVSELLQKLRDCELAVSELKQQLDEKDKIIEGLKKELEGRLDEQALLAEIAAMKIELEKRDDKVRDLLNEMRQSEIDLLGLGNLRSELDTLKPRISELEDERDSLTDEVAKLRKLLEERNDQIIEILEYKNKLEQEMAEKEQEAERIIDGLKKEIDDLMSQIANLRGEVDERNKRVAELEKCCAERDELSKKLQLAEDELGTLRNELASAKAAIADLRGEVDALQNDKDKLLKQLDETKERVNALSDQLADEMAANEALQKELEAAWNATEALREENSDLKGRLDMAEEENDRLREENSDYKAELDKSNEANRELQNSLDAAQSENDALKQDMSALRSDLDDARKEVDRLRGDGDALKAAEAYAKTKIDEFESRMEDLKAEKDRLASENADVKAKNLELEQKLDDALKDLGEMKAENADLLVELERLKGELARAKSTIDQLKAEMDSLRDGLDKCVDEMEKLKAENAELKAKNEALGAGLDQCRADGDSLRDDLQRAEAELDGVTNELNKLKDENGALKQNLDRLAGEKDALLAEVERLKREAEELRAEIDSGKQREAALNGELDRIKQEKDASAAELDKLRDERSALRNERDRFKKQLDDANDEIERLRDELERLRNENEKLRTDGEACRDDYDKLKAEVEELRKEKDSLNDETERLEREKDALAAELGKLKDEHSALQRGKDQLKKQLDDTNNENDKLKDELARLKEELARSKDENEGLKKDADACEQEREKLKAELEQLRKERDALNDELNGLRDENGRLRNDLNTLEGEANDLKAKLDAEKKTNEIMRNDAMMLNSKVQDLSEALDEARAKNATLTEENEGLQSKLRNVQDELNSARAECADLRAEIDSLKKEIANLKAEIAKLKEDLEYWKLEHCKIKMELDKLEADLEKALKDLNECKAAKEACQAECNRLRAEKANLEKKIADLTAEVEQLKKALEAEKAATSKCEAELAALSSELDALKRELENLRDENRRCEGEADDLRKQIAGLNGELDRRREELAALRDANEKLKADVAASNNERNRLQEERDKLKAEADAVKEENAALHRDRDKLANEATRLRGEGDGQRGELDKLRSDLASQRAAVDKLQTDLKDCQAENGKLQQQLNELKSDLDRSKDERSKLDKSLADAEAEANALEAELRDLRAEKRELLDELERLRGELVRLMNETDKHKAATKELVALKEELDALRAALDKARAENEELIRENEKLRSDAAKLNQQLRALRDENEATKRENAAMSSELAATKAKLKDAEDRLNDLRAENDALRERVADLEGVAKELETAVKQLEDRRTELERLKAELQKLKDENGNLENELQDARDESKRLKEVNDKLRTDLDALKGARDKLREDLENLKAINEKLKDELGDSKTLNDKLKDDLKNQKAINDKLSDDLDRSNAANDKLRNDLDALRAANDRLRNDYTKLSAEADKLKSDSENSAAALKNESERLRKDNDDLNNEIERLREQLSDCQDVVARLKGELKECQDENDRMRKELRISKNANRKLRASSEQDTATLKSLADDCGDFIRANDLLTRKLDKQNEGVQRVRDYITFLEGKVEGEPKMADEMDDDLYIDPEMKKEIADLLKKSKDLSDNIYNTEQEIQNIAGILKQLQDAEKPTGAFDPDSWLNSLTLTQLAELHDKICLLTSDMVNQDKPRAVSCEPGSPLRADYNILNQRIAALQRQIAEKQMETGSKLQELRRALRQEQANLIRINDEMNLERRRNLTLQSRMDDAS; this is translated from the exons ATGGAGAATCGAGGTTGTCCTTGCGGATGCGAGTCATCGTATTCGTCGGAATCAATTAATCCGCCGAACGAGCCACGTTGTAGCTGCAATTACAATCCCTTCAGCGACAATTCGAAAGAATCGGAGATTTACGATCTGCCGTTTGCCCTGAGGAAACTCGCCGTAATGAAGTGTCAGATGAAGAAATGGCGAATGGAACGACTTCAGTTCGAGAGCGAAAATAGGTCTTTGAAACAAGCCCTGCAGTCATTCG GTGTAAATGTGGATGAGATATTGAAGCCTGATCCGCTGCTCGTGCAGTCTCGGGAAGAAATCGAATGGCTGCAAAATGCAAACGCGGCGCTCGAAGATAAAGTGAGGGATCTGGAAGAAACCCTCGCCGAACGAGATTACGGCGACGATCCTTGTGCATCGGTACACTATATCAGAGAGAAGATGAGAGTTCTACGGGAGCGCTTTGCACTTGAAAAGAAAGA ATTAAGGGACACGATATCGCACTTGAAATTAAAACTCGCGCAGACCGAGGAGGACGTGAGCTGTCCTGCGATATATCGCCTGAGGGCGAAGCTCCGTGAACTGATGAAAGGAGGTCAAACAGCGGACCAGCAAGTCTCGAAAGTCGTGGAAAGATCGATCGAAACGCTGGTGGATCTCTCGAAGAGCTGCGACGACCTGCGTCTGGAAAATGAACAGCTCGTGGCACAGCTGGACGAATTACGTCGTCAATTGGCGGAGCTTGAGAAAAAGCGACCGAAAGAAGAGATACCGATGGAGATGCTGAGAACGGCCGAAACAACGACGGTTCCTGAATATATAGACGTTTCGGAGCTATTACAGAAGCTACGGGACTGCGAGCTCGCTGTTTCCGAATTGAAACAGCAACTTGACGAGAAAGACAAGATTATCGAGGGACTGAAGAAAGAACTCGAAGGCAGGCTGGATGAGCAGGCTCTGTTGGCTGAGATTGCGGCTATGAAAATAGAACTCGAGAAAAGAGATGACAAG GTGAGAGATCTCCTAAACGAAATGAGACAATCGGAGATAGACCTGTTGGGCCTGGGCAACCTACGATCGGAGCTGGACACTTTGAAGCCTCGTATATCCGAACTCGAAGACGAGCGGGACTCGCTGACAGACGAGGTGGCGAAATTGAGAAAACTATTAGAGGAAAGGAACGACCAAATAATCGAGATCCTGGAATACAAGAACAAGCTGGAGCAGGAGATGGCAGAAAAGGAACAAGAGGCCGAGCGGATTATCGACGGCTTGAAAAAGGAGATCGACGACCTGATGTCGCAGATAGCGAATCTGCGGGGCGAGGTCGACGAGCGTAACAAGCGAGTCGCGGAGCTGGAGAAGTGTTGCGCGGAAAGAGACGAGCTTTCGAAGAAATTACAGCTCGCGGAGGACGAGCTGGGAACACTGCGAAACGAACTCGCGTCCGCGAAAGCTGCGATTGCGGATCTCCGGGGAGAGGTAGACGCCCTGCAGAATGACAAGGACAAACTGTTGAAACAGTTGGACGAAACGAAGGAGCGGGTTAACGCGTTGTCTGATCAATTGGCGGACGAGATGGCGGCCAACGAGGCTTTGCAGAAAGAGCTCGAAGCTGCCTGGAACGCGACGGAGGCACTGCGAGAAGAGAATTCGGATCTGAAAGGTCGGCTGGACATGGCGGAAGAGGAGAACGATAGATTAAGGGAGGAGAATAGTGACTACAAAGCGGAGCTTGATAAATCGAATGAAGCAAACCGCGAGTTGCAGAATAGCTTGGACGCGGCGCAATCGGAGAACGACGCGTTGAAGCAAGACATGTCGGCGTTGCGGAGCGACCTTGATGACGCGAGGAAAGAGGTTGACAGGCTGAGAGGCGATGGGGACGCATTGAAAGCTGCAGAGGCATACGCAAAGACGAAGATCGATGAATTTGAGTCGCGGATGGAGGATTTGAAAGCGGAGAAGGACCGTCTGGCCAGCGAGAACGCCGACGTGAAAGCCAAGAATTTGGAATTGGAACAAAAATTGGACGACGCGTTGAAAGACCTGGGAGAAATGAAGGCAGAGAATGCCGATCTGTTGGTAGAACTGGAGCGTCTGAAGGGAGAATTAGCGAGGGCCAAGAGCACGATCGATCAGCTGAAAGCGGAGATGGATTCTCTGAGGGACGGCCTGGACAAGTGCGTGGATGAAATGGAGAAACTAAAAGCCGAAAATGCCGAGCTTAAGGCGAAGAATGAGGCTCTCGGAGCGGGGCTTGATCAATGCAGGGCCGATGGGGACTCGTTGCGGGACGATTTGCAGCGGGCCGAGGCGGAATTGGACGGTGTGACCAACGAGCTGAATAAGCTGAAAGACGAGAACGGAGCGCTTAAACAAAATTTGGATCGACTGGCTGGTGAAAAGGACGCGTTGCTGGCTGAGGTGGAGCGGCTGAAGAGGGAAGCGGAGGAGCTTCGAGCGGAAATAGATAGCGGAAAGCAGAGAGAAGCCGCGTTGAACGGCGAACTCGATCGCATTAAGCAGGAGAAGGACGCGTCGGCGGCGGAATTAGACAAGCTGAGAGATGAACGTTCTGCGTTGCGGAACGAGAGGGATCGGTTTAAGAAACAATTGGACGACGCGAACGATGAGATCGAGAGGCTGAGGGACGAGTTGGAACGGTTGAGGAACGAGAACGAGAAGCTGAGAACAGATGGGGAAGCGTGCAGAGATGATTACGATAAGCTGAAAGCCGAAGTCGAGGAACTAAGGAAAGAGAAAGATTCGCTGAACGACGAGACCGAGCGACTCGAACGAGAGAAGGACGCGTTGGCAGCAGAATTAGGTAAATTGAAGGATGAACACTCTGCTTTGCAGAGGGGGAAGGATCAGCTGAAGAAACAATTGGACGATACGAACAATGAGAACGATAAGTTAAAGGACGAGTTGGCCCGGTTGAAGGAAGAGCTGGCTCGCTCGAAGGACGAGAACGAGGGGCTGAAGAAAGATGCAGACGCGTGCGAACAGGAGCGCGAGAAGTTGAAAGCCGAACTCGAGCAACTGAGGAAGGAAAGGGACGCGTTGAACGACGAATTAAACGGGCTGCGCGACGAAAATGGTAGGCTACGGAACGATCTGAATACTTTGGaaggcgaagcgaacgatttAAAGGCGAAGCTTGATGCAGAAAAGAAGACCAACGAAATTATGAGAAACGACGCGATGATGCTAAACAGTAAGGTGCAAGATTTAAGCGAAGCACTCGACGAGGCCAGGGCGAAGAATGCCACGTTGACGGAGGAGAACGAAGGGCTACAATCAAAGTTGCGGAACGTGCAAGACGAATTGAACAGCGCGAGAGCAGAGTGCGCCGATTTGAGAGCGGAGATCGACTCTTTAAAGAAGGAGATTGCTAATCTGAAGGCGGAGATCGCTAAATTGAAGGAGGATCTCGAATACTGGAAATTAGAGCATTGTAAGATCAAGATGGAGTTGGACAAACTCGAAGCTGACTTGGAGAAGGCGTTGAAAGACTTGAACGAATGCAAG GCTGCGAAAGAGGCGTGCCAGGCAGAGTGTAATCGCCTGCGAGCCGAGAAAGCCAATTTGGAGAAGAAGATCGCGGATTTAACCGCGGAGGTTGAGCAGCTAAAGAAAGCTCTTGAAGCAGAGAAAGCGGCTACAAGCAAATGCGAGGCGGAGCTCGCGGCCTTGAGCAGCGAGCTGGACGCATTGAAGAGGGAGTTGGAAAATTTGAGGGACGAGAACCGAAGGTGCGAAGGAGAAGCGGACGATCTTCGGAAACAGATCGCGGGGCTGAACGGCGAACTGGACAGGCGCAGGGAAGAGCTCGCCGCGTTGAGGGACGCCAACGAGAAGCTGAAGGCCGACGTGGCTGCGTCGAACAACGAGAGAAACAGACTGCAGGAGGAACGTGACAAACTGAAGGCCGAGGCAGATGCTGTGAAGGAAGAGAACGCCGCGCTTCATCGGGATCGAGACAAGCTGGCGAACGAAGCTACCAGGCTGAGGGGCGAGGGTGACGGACAGCGAGGGGAGCTCGATAAGCTCAGGTCCGACTTGGCTTCGCAGAGGGCTGCCGTCGACAAGTTGCAGACCGACCTGAAGGACTGCCAGGCCGAGAACGGCAAACTGCAACAGCAGCTGAACGAATTAAAGAGCGATTTGGATAGATCGAAAGACGAGAGGAGTAAGCTGGACAAGTCACTGGCGGACGCGGAGGCTGAAGCTAACGCTTTGGAGGCCGAACTCAGGGATCTGCGGGCCGAGAAGCGAGAACTGCTCGATGAACTCGAGCGGCTGCGCGGCGAGTTGGTTCGCCTTATGAACGAGACTGATAAACATAAAGCTGCCACGAAAGAGCTGGTCGCCTTGAAGGAGGAGTTGGACGCTTTAAGAGCGGCGCTGGACAAGGCCCGCGCCGAAAACGAAGAATTGATCAGGGAAAACGAGAAACTGAGGTCTGACGCGGCGAAATTAAATCAGCAGCTGCGGGCGTTACGGGACGAGAACGAGGCGACGAAGAGGGAGAACGCGGCGATGTCGTCGGAATTAGCCGCGACAAAGGCCAAATTAAAAGATGCTGAGGACCGGCTGAACGATCTGCGCGCCGAGAACGATGCCCTGAGGGAAAGGGTCGCCGACCTCGAAGGCGTGGCGAAGGAGCTCGAAACGGCGGTGAAACAGTTGGAGGATCGCAGAACGGAGCTGGAGAGATTAAAGGCGGAATTGCAAAAATTGAAAGACGAGAACGGGAATTTGGAGAACGAGCTCCAAGACGCCCGGGACGAATCGAAGAGGCTTAAGGAAGTGAACGACAAGCTGCGAACGGATCTTGACGCTTTGAAGGGGGCTCGTGATAAGTTGAGGGAAGATTTGGAGAATCTGAAGGCGATCAATGAGAAATTAAAGGACGAATTGGGCGACTCGAAGACACTGAACGACAAGCTGAAGGACGATTTGAAAAATCAGAAGGCGATTAACGATAAGCTGTCGGATGATTTGGACAGGTCGAATGCCGCGAACGATAAGTTACGGAATGACCTCGACGCGCTCCGGGCAGCCAATGATCGTTTGAGAAATGATTATACGAAGTTGTCGGCCGAAGCTGATAAATTGAAGAGCGACAGCGAAAATTCTGCGGCGGCGTTGAAGAATGAATCGGAGAGGTTGAGAAAGGATAATGATGATTTAAACAACGAGATTGAAAGGTTGAGGGAACAATTGAGCGACTGCCAGGATGTAGTTGCAAGGTTGAAAGGAGAATTGAAGGAGTGCCAGGATGAAAATGATAGGATGCGCAAAGAATTACGGATCTCGAAGAACGCAAACAGGAAACTAAGAGCGTCCTCAG AGCAAGACACGGCGACCTTGAAAAGCCTTGCAGACGATTGCGGCGATTTCATTAGGGCGAACGATTTGTTAACGAGAAAGCTTGACAAGCAAAACGAAG GCGTGCAACGTGTTCGTgattacataacatttttggAAGGTAAGGTTGAAGGTGAACCCAAGATGGCAGACGAGATGGACGACGACCTA